Proteins encoded together in one Mycobacterium noviomagense window:
- a CDS encoding peptidase M50: MNTGGNAASVAVLLFGDRRAPGPLRSLPTQRVKSPADVDAAVGPYRRLVVVGADADLATVLTRLLRADRLDVEVGYAPRRRTTATRVYRLPAGRRALRRARRGSARRVPLIRDETGAVIVGSALWRGVDGPLHGEAVVDDATLFDGDVTGVQIMPTAALPGLRARVVSRWPRRWVLGRAVQLGCTGVLVTRDGVAAGRPARRSTFYRHIEGWLLVR, from the coding sequence ATGAATACCGGCGGGAACGCCGCCAGCGTGGCGGTGTTGTTGTTCGGCGATCGTCGTGCCCCCGGTCCGCTGCGCAGCCTGCCCACCCAACGGGTTAAAAGCCCGGCCGATGTGGACGCCGCGGTGGGACCGTATCGACGGCTGGTGGTGGTAGGTGCCGATGCTGACCTGGCCACAGTGCTGACCCGGCTGCTGCGGGCCGACCGGCTCGACGTCGAGGTCGGCTATGCGCCGCGCCGCCGCACGACGGCGACCCGGGTCTACCGGCTGCCGGCGGGCCGTCGGGCGCTCCGGCGGGCGCGCCGCGGTTCTGCTCGGCGGGTGCCGCTGATCCGCGACGAGACCGGGGCGGTGATCGTGGGCAGCGCGTTGTGGCGAGGTGTCGACGGGCCGCTGCACGGGGAGGCGGTGGTCGACGACGCGACGCTGTTCGACGGCGACGTCACCGGTGTACAGATCATGCCGACCGCGGCGCTGCCGGGTCTGCGGGCCCGCGTGGTGAGCCGTTGGCCTCGTCGCTGGGTGCTCGGGCGAGCGGTTCAGCTGGGTTGCACCGGAGTGCTGGTTACCCGCGACGGCGTGGCCGCCGGCCGCCCCGCGCGGCGCTCGACGTTCTATCGGCACATCGAGGGCTGGCTACTGGTCCGGTGA
- a CDS encoding Rv0361 family membrane protein, translating into MPNPPGPDRNDASNAAGLEPEAVDDGGADRVASESDPVEEQTAASEADDVTEAYPRAGSDVEPATEVMSQPGQESPGQAAQSQRQRGERRFTAPGFDAKETVVMDTAAEPATEVFRAREHQSKAAAPLNVPPKTATPQLIPPRLGAKLRPSTQRSWGWVLALILIILALSAVAVLGTVLLTRSKHHKASQEEQVRTTIQNFDVAVQTGDLSILRSITCGSERDGYVNYDEQAWHDTYRKVAAAKQFPVVASIDQVVVNGEHAEANVTAFMANAPQVRSTRSFDLQFRDDQWKICQSSSS; encoded by the coding sequence ATGCCCAACCCACCAGGGCCCGACCGCAACGACGCCTCGAACGCGGCCGGGCTCGAGCCTGAAGCCGTCGACGACGGCGGTGCCGACCGGGTCGCATCCGAGAGCGACCCCGTCGAGGAGCAGACGGCCGCATCGGAAGCCGACGACGTCACCGAGGCCTATCCACGGGCCGGTAGTGACGTCGAACCGGCTACCGAGGTGATGAGCCAGCCCGGTCAGGAGAGCCCGGGTCAAGCCGCCCAATCACAACGGCAGCGCGGTGAACGTCGCTTCACCGCACCGGGTTTCGATGCCAAGGAGACGGTGGTGATGGATACCGCCGCCGAGCCCGCCACCGAGGTGTTCCGCGCTCGCGAGCACCAGTCCAAAGCGGCAGCTCCGCTGAACGTGCCGCCGAAAACCGCTACACCGCAGCTGATTCCGCCGCGTCTGGGCGCGAAGTTGCGGCCGTCGACCCAACGCAGCTGGGGCTGGGTGCTGGCGCTAATCCTGATCATCTTGGCGCTGTCCGCGGTCGCCGTTCTCGGCACCGTGCTGCTGACCCGCAGCAAACACCACAAGGCCTCACAAGAGGAGCAGGTTCGCACCACCATCCAGAACTTCGACGTCGCCGTGCAAACCGGCGACCTGTCGATACTGCGCAGCATCACCTGTGGCAGCGAGCGCGACGGGTACGTCAACTACGACGAGCAAGCGTGGCACGACACGTACCGGAAAGTCGCGGCGGCCAAGCAGTTTCCGGTGGTGGCCAGCATTGACCAGGTGGTGGTCAACGGAGAACACGCCGAAGCCAACGTCACCGCGTTCATGGCCAATGCCCCGCAGGTGCGCTCCACCCGCAGCTTCGACCTCCAGTTCCGCGACGACCAGTGG
- a CDS encoding site-2 protease family protein, translated as MVGLTALGGVLAWLAGADIQALAYVGVFIFVISGWLVSLCLHEFGHAVTAWRFGDRDVAVRGYLTLDPRRYSNPMLSLGLPMLFIALGGIGLPGAAVYLRTSFMTPARRTIVSLAGPFANLVLAVLLLVLVQLCYQPDHPVLWAGVAFLAFLQLTAVVLNLLPIPGLDGYGALEPHLSPETQRALEPAKQFSFLLILLIFLAPALNQWFFGVVYWLFDLSGVPHWLAVAGGRLTRFWSAWF; from the coding sequence ATGGTCGGGCTGACGGCGCTCGGCGGCGTGCTGGCGTGGCTAGCCGGGGCCGACATCCAGGCGCTGGCCTACGTCGGGGTGTTCATCTTCGTGATCTCGGGCTGGCTGGTGTCGCTGTGCCTGCATGAATTCGGGCACGCCGTCACCGCGTGGCGATTCGGCGACCGGGACGTCGCGGTGCGCGGCTACCTGACCCTCGACCCGCGGCGCTACAGCAACCCCATGCTGTCGCTGGGGCTGCCGATGCTGTTCATCGCGCTCGGCGGCATCGGCCTACCGGGTGCAGCGGTGTACCTGCGAACCTCGTTCATGACACCGGCGCGGCGCACGATCGTCAGCCTGGCCGGGCCGTTCGCCAACCTGGTGCTGGCCGTGCTGCTGCTGGTGCTGGTCCAGCTCTGCTACCAGCCCGACCACCCCGTGCTGTGGGCCGGCGTGGCGTTTCTGGCTTTCCTCCAGCTCACCGCGGTGGTGCTGAACCTGCTGCCCATCCCCGGCCTGGACGGCTACGGCGCGCTGGAACCGCACCTGAGCCCGGAGACGCAGCGGGCGCTGGAACCGGCCAAGCAGTTCAGCTTCCTGCTGATCCTCCTGATCTTCCTCGCCCCGGCGCTGAACCAGTGGTTCTTCGGCGTCGTGTACTGGCTTTTCGACCTGTCCGGGGTGCCGCACTGGCTGGCCGTCGCCGGCGGGCGGCTGACCCGGTTCTGGAGCGCCTGGTTCTGA
- a CDS encoding DUF3151 domain-containing protein → MTPMRDLLGPDPILLPGDRDAEAELRANWNPAIVAAAHPSASVAWAALAEEALAEDKAVTAYAYARTGYHRGLDQLRRNGWKGFGPVPYSHEPNRGFLRCVAALARAAEAIGETDEYQRCLDLLDDCDPSARSELGFS, encoded by the coding sequence ATGACGCCGATGCGTGACCTTTTGGGGCCCGATCCGATCCTGCTGCCGGGCGACCGCGACGCCGAAGCCGAGCTGCGGGCCAACTGGAACCCGGCCATCGTCGCCGCCGCCCATCCGTCGGCGTCGGTCGCGTGGGCGGCGCTGGCCGAAGAGGCGCTGGCCGAGGACAAGGCCGTCACCGCATACGCCTATGCCCGCACCGGCTACCACCGCGGGCTCGATCAACTGCGGCGCAACGGGTGGAAGGGTTTCGGCCCGGTGCCGTATTCGCACGAACCCAACCGCGGGTTCTTGCGATGCGTGGCCGCCCTGGCGCGCGCCGCCGAGGCCATCGGCGAGACCGACGAATACCAACGCTGCCTGGACCTGCTCGACGACTGCGATCCCAGTGCCCGCTCGGAGCTGGGTTTTAGCTAG
- a CDS encoding cation diffusion facilitator family transporter → MGAGHTHSDADARISRMISAAVLLAGFFAVELSTALLIGSIALLADAGHLLTDLAAAFMGLAALILARRGSSSPRRTYGWHRAEVFTAVANAVLLIGIAAFILYEAVQRFDNAPAIPGIPMIVVALGGLATNTAVALLLRSHSTSSLAVKGAYMEVVADTVGSIGVLIAGLVTVTTHWPYADVVVAVFVALWVLPRAISLAGSALRILSESSPSHIDVDELRAALRAVDGVTDVHDLHVWTLVPGKDMATAHLTSRGDATRVLDDARAVLAARGLQHATVQVEPPGGVGDCSASW, encoded by the coding sequence ATGGGCGCCGGTCACACGCACAGCGACGCCGACGCCCGCATATCGCGGATGATCAGCGCCGCCGTGCTGCTCGCCGGCTTCTTCGCGGTGGAATTGAGCACCGCGCTGCTGATCGGTTCCATTGCGCTGCTGGCCGACGCCGGGCATCTGCTGACCGACCTGGCCGCCGCGTTCATGGGGCTGGCCGCGCTGATCCTGGCGCGCCGCGGCAGCTCGTCGCCGCGGCGCACCTACGGCTGGCATCGCGCCGAGGTGTTCACCGCGGTCGCGAACGCGGTGCTGTTGATCGGGATAGCGGCGTTCATCCTCTACGAAGCGGTGCAGCGGTTCGACAACGCTCCGGCGATCCCGGGCATCCCGATGATCGTCGTCGCACTCGGCGGTCTGGCCACCAACACCGCAGTGGCGCTGCTGCTACGGTCGCATTCCACCAGCAGCCTGGCCGTCAAGGGCGCGTACATGGAGGTCGTCGCCGACACGGTAGGCAGCATCGGTGTGCTGATCGCCGGGCTGGTCACCGTGACGACACACTGGCCCTACGCGGATGTCGTTGTCGCCGTTTTCGTCGCGCTGTGGGTGCTGCCGCGAGCGATCTCGCTGGCCGGTAGCGCGCTGCGCATCCTGTCCGAATCCTCGCCGAGCCACATCGACGTCGACGAGCTACGCGCGGCACTGCGCGCCGTCGACGGCGTCACCGATGTGCACGATCTACACGTGTGGACGCTGGTACCCGGCAAAGACATGGCGACCGCCCACCTGACCAGCCGGGGCGACGCAACGCGAGTACTCGACGACGCCCGCGCGGTGCTGGCGGCGCGTGGGTTGCAGCACGCCACCGTTCAGGTCGAGCCGCCGGGTGGCGTCGGCGACTGCTCGGCCAGCTGGTAG